From Carettochelys insculpta isolate YL-2023 chromosome 3, ASM3395843v1, whole genome shotgun sequence, a single genomic window includes:
- the TBP gene encoding TATA-box-binding protein, with protein MDQNNSLPPYAQGLASPQGAMTPGIPIFSPMMPYGTGLTPQPVQSSNSLSILEEQQRQQQVAQQSTSQQATQGTSSQTPQLFHSQTLTTAPLPGTTPLYPSPMTPMTPITPATPASESSGIVPQLQNIVSTVNLGCKLDLKTIALRARNAEYNPKRFAAVIMRIREPRTTALIFSSGKMVCTGAKSEEQSRLAARKYARVVQKLGFPAKFLDFKIQNMVGSCDVKFPIRLEGLVLTHQQFSSYEPELFPGLIYRMIKPRIVLLIFVSGKVVLTGAKVRAEIYEAFENIYPILKGFKKTT; from the exons ATGGATCAGAACAACAGTTTGCCTCCCTACGCCCAGGGATTAGCATCCCCTCAG GGTGCCATGACTCCCGGAATTCCAATTTTTAGCCCCATGATGCCCTATGGAACTGGACTGACACCACAGCCTGTCCAAAGCAGCAACAGTCTGTCTATTCTTGAGgaacagcagaggcagcagcaagtaGCACAACAGTCCACGTCACAGCAGGCAACACAGGGAACATCCAGTCAAACGCCACAGCTCTTCCATTCACAGACTCTTACTACAGCTCCCTTACCAGGAACCACACCACTCTATCCCTCTCCAATGACGCCTATGACACCAATAACTCCTGCAACGCCTGCATCTGAGAGCTCTGGGATTGTGCCACAGCTGCA GAATATCGTGTCCACTGTGAATCTGGGTTGCAAACTTGACCTAAAGACCATTGCGCTTCGAGCCCGAAATGCCGAATACAATCCCAAG cgttttgCTGCTGTCATCATGAGAATAAGAGAACCACGTACTACTGCCCTTATATTCAGCTCTGGAAAAATGGTGTGCACAGGAGCTAAAAG TGAGGAGCAGTCCAGATTGGCAGCGAGGAAATATGCCAGAGTTGTTCAAAAATTGGGCTTTCCAGCAAAATTCTTGGATTTTAAGATTCAGAACATGGTGGGAAGCTGTGATGTGAAATTTCCTATCAGGTTAGAGGGATTGGTACTTACACATCAGCAGTTCAGCAG TTATGAGCCAGAATTGTTTCCTGGCTTAATCTACCGAATGATCAAGCCAAGAATTGTcctcctcatttttgtttctGGAAAGGTAGTTTTAACTG GTGCTAAAGTCAGAGCAGAAATTTATGAAGCATTTGAAAATATATATCCTATTTTAAAAGGATTCAAAAAAACAACGTAA